The Manihot esculenta cultivar AM560-2 chromosome 17, M.esculenta_v8, whole genome shotgun sequence genome contains the following window.
CTATGGATAATGTAACCGCTATTTGACTAAATGAGTAAATGTAAACTTCTAGATAAATGAAAATGTCTATTttgttttaaatgaaattataattttttttagtataattCATAGAAATTAGTATTTATCCAAATATAGCGAAATATAAATCAACTAGAAACAATATTATTGGTTAATCCAGCCAAGAGCAGACGGAAGTGCAGCTGATGAACAGAGAAGTTTACAATCGTTGTCCATGATTAACCCTTCTGGTAAAAGATCAGCTAAAAATTTGAAAACGAGATTTAAAATCTACTGATGTATGGTTTTGTGgttttataaataagtattaAAAATGATAATTGAAAATGAAACTATAATTTTGTTATACACCAAATATCAGCCGAGTTCGAACTAAGGTTTAAAATCCGGCATATAATTAAGCCATCAAACAagagacaagtagagtttcgtTGACAAGGATggattttttaatatctatcaTTCTATAACAAGCCGCCTCTTTGGAATGTCCACCAGTACAAAATTATGTCGCATTTAGAGGTTATCAACGATAATGACTTTGCTAAACAATAATAATCATCACTCAGCTCTAGTGCACCTAATAACAAATTTAACaacaattaaatcaaatttttatatcaaaatttctGCTACTTATTTATCTTAATGATAGTCAAGCAAGCTTTTACTTTCATAAAGTCAAGCTTACAAAAGCAATAACCAATGAACTACTCGAAATCTCAATTAAAATTTGTTATTCTGTATATTATGGACATATTTTTCACCTAGGCAAATCATCTCTCCCACGAATTGCCTGCTTTGACGAAGACATGCCAATTTGCTGAAACAGATCTTTTTTTCACTTGTTCTCTTTTTCGGCCCTTATTGTCATTTAGCTATATAATCAATTTACAAGAAAACTCCGCTAAGGTTAAAAGCTATATGAAATTGGAAGCATCATAAAAATGCACTTATAGGCCATGCAAAAATGCACTTACAGGTTTAGTATGATAGTAAGTGCAtgtgagtaaatctgagaggtctCAGGTTCTACTCCTCTAATTTCCAattcctatttcaaaaaaaaaaaaccaaaaattaCTCCCTAAGCAAATTTAGAATATTTATTTCAAACTTAtcggtaataataataattgctcaaagggaaaaaataaaagttaaaaaataaaaaaataattttacctgATTCCATTCACCATAGACCCAAAATACAAACATATAGgtcttatataatttatatatggaAGGATCCCCATATTGTGCTTTGAATCAATGATAAATCGGATTTAGACAATAATTACCTGAGAAAAATACACACCTTCCACATGCTATGATTTTGTGACACCTTAGCAGACCAACTATCCCGCCGAAGAAGACAACAAATCCAGAAACACCAGTCGTTTCGTTTCAGGCTTTACTCTTCTTCGGACATGTCAATCCTAGATGTATAATAAAAGGGAGCACATTTCAGTTTTTCATGCATTTCAATTGGACAACACCTGAAACGGCAAAAACACCAAGGAAAAACAATCAGTAGATGACAGACGCTACTGTATATAAAGCTGCAGGTTCTAGCAACCAAGTCCACAACAAAATGGCAACCTACCTGCAAAACCAGTTCTCCGTGGATATTGCCGCAGATAGCAGTTCTTGCGACTCACTTTCCTTTGCTGGCCTCCTATCTATTCAAGATTTGAGATCTATGTCCTCTCAGACAGATGCAGTCATCCAAATAAAAAGGCAAGAACAAGAGTTTGAGTTTGATCACATTACTCCAGATTCAGCTGCTCAAGCTCCAAGCAAGACTTGCCCAGCTAATATTTCGGTCTCCAGGGGACAGCTGCTACTACAAGAGTTTCTATATCAGTCCAAGCAAGTGAAACATAAACCTGGATCCAAAGGTGCAACTCGTAGCAATAACAAGAGATTGATTGACGGCAACAACAATAACACAAAGGTCTCAGATAACCAAAATCATAAGGCTGTTTCAAATTTGTCATTGGGTCAGATACTTCAGTCATTTGTCTCTCCATGCAAGGAATGCCATGCTCACAAGCCAAGTATTAAAGCACATACTGTGCCAcaaaaaaactgccaagtcacATTAGATTGAGGTTCttcaacttttaaaaattttcgaaTTATTCATTTGTTCAATTGAGATGAATACTTTGATCGAAAGGCTTCAATTATGCTCAGTAAGCATAATTCAATAAAAAcccataattatttttcttcatcACATTGACTGAAGCACCATTACTAGTTTATTGATAACTCTACACTCCAAAGATTATATCTTAAATCATTAGAAAGGCCCTGGGAAGCATCATTATGCACTTGCAGTCTTGTTCCAATCAAGGCTTgcctaaaattaaattttgtccTTTAATTATTCTTGCTTCGATGATGGAAACTAGTTCTTCTCCCACTTGTATTTCAATCATCTTACAtcccttctttttcattttccctttgggacaaaaaaaaaaggccaTAAGGTGCCAAGGGATGAGGGCAATCTAAAGCACACAGCAACTGTATCTTATACCCTAGTAGTCTGGTTGTATAGCAAATAGATTTCTGATAAAGTACTTGGAGAAGAAAACCAGAATCCATCACAGGTTGAAGTTGAAAGTGGAAGAGAGATAAGGTTCTGAAATCCAATCCACATTCCTGCGTGGAATCATATATACAAAATTATGATTTGGTGTATATCCCCACTTCCTTTAATTTTCTTCTCACCATAAATTACGTTTCTTTCTAGCAGCGGTTTTCTTCCTAACAACTCCCAACTAAGTGTACCACGAGCATAAACCACTCCATCACTGTTACAGTGGGCGAACAATCGGGATTCTCCGCCAAACAAGTGAAATTCTCATCCATCGCAATCCATGGAACTCAGTTCCAGTATTTCATGGCTGGATTCTGGCATTCTAGTGGTATTAGATTCTGAACTACAACAGAACAAACCACATCTATTAGCATTTCCTATATGAACGATGCAGTGAAATTTCTTGGAACTCTCCAAAGGAAAATCATGCAAACCTTGCCAAATTCATGGTATCAAGTTATGGACTATAATTCATAAACTATAGGGATGTCATAAGCAAAATAAGACAGTGTCGGGTACCTCACTCCATAAATAAATCCAGATATTAGACAGTGTTTAGAAAAGCGACAATACAAATAACACAAGCATCTGAAGACTAAAAAGTCAAAACCACAACAAAATATGATAAACCAGCatatacaaaaaaattttaaaaaacaagtcaaaaaaatagataaaaacacTGAGCATCAAAATATATTGGCATAAATAATGCAAAACAATTGTTACTGAAGCCCAATATTAAAAATGACAATAGATTTCAATAATCACTCCCAACCACAAAGCAAATATTACAAGGTGAACTGCTGAATGACATGGTTAGCCAGTTCACAAGTATTTGCAACTCATCCTTAAAAGGCTGCTCCAGCTCAATCCTAGCATTTACCTACAGCATATCTAAGTATAAGCTTCACATTTTCAAACCCATATGCATACAAAAGTGAAGAGACTGATTCTAATCTAATGCACCAAGGAGGCGTTAGATAGGCTAACCTGATCTTAAATGCAAACCAAATTGGAATAAAGAAAGCACCAGCTAGCTTCAACATCAACACTTCCAAGCAGTTATTGATATTAATATAATACCCATTAAGGAATGGACTCGGGCCCGAAAGCCCGAATACCCTATGGGCTATTTTTTAGTACTATTCTAGACAGAATTCTAAATAAGAACGAAATACAGAATTATCATCCTACTAGGATTCAATAATAGATTTCAAATCCTATTAGGATAAGACTTCCGACAAGCTAATATACGAGTAACCTCTAGTATGTAGATCTATCTTATTATTTACCCTTTCACTGAATACACCCTTAAATCTTTCACTAAATACACCCTTAAATCCTTTACTGATTTAAATATCGAAGGTTTTACCCACTAAACACTTGGTGTTCTCTTTGTTTTGCAGATCCAAACCCGAAAAAAGAATTGGTGCAGCATCAATTATCTTGTAttcaataaataacaatatgtTCTTTAGGCACAAAAACTGAACCACATTTTCCATGCTCTCCAATGGTTCCTGATTTAAGACGATTTACATATAATCCCCCCTGCAATGTCAATTATTCATCCAAGCACAGGAAAATTCGGAACTACAGACACTACCTTCTATAAGGGAATTATATGGTAGCTCCATCTCAGACCTTCCAGGAGTAGAACATAATCCCAATTGCCCGTCATTCCCCTCAAACTCCATACCTTGACCAATATCTAGATGGAGGAAGACGTAAATCAAGAAGCAATATAAGTTTCTGTAGAACATAGGTTCACCTGTTTTTATGCTAGAAGAAGCCTTAAAACAAATCCTTAGAGACTTAATTACTAAACAGAACCCAATATTGGATCACCTTTCTAAGTGGTTCTCGCAAAAATAAAATGAGCCTGCAATATTGCCTTCTGCAAAGCGAAACATAAGGTAGAAAAGTCTACCTCATTGTAATGACTTCCTAAACTCACAAGACGAAGCCTGAAAAATGCAATACAGCACAAGGGCCAGTAACATGACAGAAGGATTTGTGCCAAATCTATGCAATGCAGCCATAAAACTATAGAATGAAGTTCATGATTATCCAAACCAACACCGAGGAAAAAGAAGCAATAATAGTGAGCAAATTCACTATGTCCATTGTCAAAGTCATCATTGGAGGAAACCATATTTTTCTTGAAAGACAATCTCCACAGTTTTGGCAAGAATCAAAATGCATTTATCAAATTCTCAAATAATTTTCTTTCCCAAAAGGCCAAATTAGGGAATAGTTCATTATGAAACTTGGTTTTCAAACTGAAGACAGAGTCACTACCTTGTCTATGACTCTGAGGTACTGAATTGCATATCTCAATATTTTTTACAACTTAACCCTCCTAAATGAGTCCCAAACTCCCAATCTCAAAGGTTAATGTTGCTTGcattaaattattttccacCTTTCCTATATGAGGTCATATGTTTCATTCTTCATGTACATATACACACATAGAAAAGGCCAAAATCTAGTGGAGCAACTAGCAACTGCCAagcatgaagttgggtgctatATTATGAAATTTGTCCTATCCTTCGTAGCATAGTTGGTTGGACAGACTAGGCTAAAACCCAACGTAGACCCAAAAAAATTTGACCAAGGATTTCCCAGGCAGATTTAGATTTTCAAGAGGGCTGCTAGATTCAACTTAGAAGAGTGTTGGAGATTGTTTGGTCCAAGATCAACTCAAAATTTGCAATGGGCATATGGATAACCTCAAgcctaaaatattaaattctaaTTGAGCAAATCAAAATCATGCTTTATCCAAATTGATTAGAATTAACTGAGACTACCATTGGCTAGCTCGACCCAGCCTACTAACAGTTCTAAGACCTCAATGAATCTCGATAACGTGCAGACTCCTATTTGGAGAACAACCTGTACCTTCCGACTTATAAATTTCTAGTCCTTGTTTTATTAAGTGAAAGACTATGCAATTTCGAGCCTAGTTGCATATTCTAGATCAAATAGACACATAATTGATATTAGATAAGCATCTCTGTCTCTCAACCAACTGTTCCAAACAATGTTCTCAAAATAAAATCGAATATCAATAGCACAGATACAATGCAGAAGCGAAAAGCACTACGATTTCACAACACAATGCAATTTGCTGATAAAAATACCAAATCATTCGTAGATAAGAACTGACCGTTGCGTTTGACATTAGCTTCCTTTGATGAATCTATCATATCATCTTCTTCTACTTCAACTTCTTCTATATCTACTTCCTCTTCTACTTCAATCTCTtgatattcttcttcttcttcttcttcttcttcttcttcttcttcttctttattgtCGTTATCGACTTCTTGTTCTTCCATTATTTCAGGTTCCTGTTGTTCGTCTATATCGAGTACGGAGATTTCAACAGGTGGACCAGAGAATGAAGGCGCGTAGTCGTCATCATCAGAGCGCTTGGTGGCGGAGGATGATGGTGGCATTTAGATTTTGAATACCTGGAAATTGTGCTCTTGGTAGTTCGTATGGGTTATGGATTCACAACGGTGTGAGATTTAGAGAGAAGGAAACTGAGCTAAAATCTCTAACTAATGACCCAACAGTATCAAGAGTCTAGGCTCGATGCTCATATCAATCAGCCATCGCTATCAAAAGAGAATCGCATAATTGGCTATGCGTCGTCGTTTTATGTTCTTTAACCAAAAATTAAGACCCTATGAAAAATGCAAATAATCATTTAAGCACAGGCAAAGTATTTTGTGCTATTGAGGCCCTTAAGTTTTATTAATTTCTCAAATTATTATTATGCCTTTTCTATTATttgttaaaataatttgaaGGATCTCAATggctaaagaaaaattatttatttattttaaatgataaaataactataatttaataaataaaaataaaaaattatttaaataatgtaaTAGGGAAAATCAACACTTAGttgtttatttaataataaaattaataaatatataatatattatttttatcaactAATAACAATACGATAAAACTTCTTAAATACTCACAAACACCAACTAACAagaagtttattattattattattattattattattattatttgaatccaTTAGGTTTTGTTTTTATGAAGATTCTAATGCAGCTAAATATAACAACACACGTCCAAATCAGCTGCAGAATTATTCGAGAAGGATGCGTCCAAATTACCTACTCCAAATATAACCTAAGCTTTGGTTTTTTATCCATAAAATAAATCCCATtggaaattttttattcatgaaTCGCAAAAGCAATCTTGCAAACCAACTCCTAGGTTGGTTCAGGAATCAAACatggtttttatttttattttttaaacatcttttataaaaaaaaatgtttcttaaatatcataaaatagagaaaataattttgataaataaacAGATACTAAAATTcaagtaatttttataataaaatttagggaaatttattttttaatccctgagatttaacgtaattaacacttctgtccctctattttagcgacccaacacttaagtctttCACTTCCTCATTTGTCCAAATTCATAGTCCTTCCATCCAAAATAACCGTTTGGggcacgtgaattgacaaaattgacCCTTACTAAAAGTCTCActatttcaaaatcacgaaACCAAAACCCAATGTCTCTTCACTgtagattcttcttcttcttcttcttcttcttattcttctttatGCAACTCTCAAATAATGCTTCACGGAGAAGAAAGatggaaagagaaaaaaaaaatctcaaacccaatgcctcttcttcttcttctttatgcAACTCTCAAATAATGCTTCACGgagaagaaacatggaaaagagaaagaaaaaaaatctcaaacccAATGCCTCTTATTCTTCTTTCTGCAACTCTCAAATAATGCTTAACGGAGAAaaaaagatggaaaagagagaaaaaaaaaatcccaaacCCAAtgcctctttttcttcttcttcttctttctgcaACTCTCAAATAATGCTTCACGGAAAATAAagatggaaaagagaaaaaaaaaaatcaacaatgttaaaaggaaatagagaaaatatgagggagaacaaagatgaaaaagagaaaaaaaaaaaaggaaatagagaaaatatgagggagaggaaagatgaaaaaaagagagagagaaaaaaaaaagaaaaattaacaatgAATAAAAGGAAATTGAGAAAATATGATAGAGAAAAAAGATAGGGATTTCATGTTTAGAGAAaaggtatttttggaaaaaattatcacatcttACTTttaactctttgaccaaactgcttaaatggacggaaggactatgaatttggacggaagagaaagtgaagaACTTAAATGTTGGAtcgtcaaaatagagggacaaaagtgttaattacgttaaatctcatggattaaaaagtaaattttcctAAAAGTTATTgtatttattttacataaatttaattattttgcaataaccATTTAATTACAGCAATTACTACCTTagtaattttaaacttttcgaACACCTAAATACAACGTTAACTGT
Protein-coding sequences here:
- the LOC110604768 gene encoding major centromere autoantigen B-like → MPPSSSATKRSDDDDYAPSFSGPPVEISVLDIDEQQEPEIMEEQEVDNDNKEEEEEEEEEEEEEEYQEIEVEEEVDIEEVEVEEDDMIDSSKEANVKRNVAAVPWRPKY